In Phragmites australis chromosome 16, lpPhrAust1.1, whole genome shotgun sequence, one DNA window encodes the following:
- the LOC133895365 gene encoding squamosa promoter-binding-like protein 15 isoform X2: protein MHREVGPQVAPPLFLHQIQPLPPHAAAAKKRGHPWPAGASVAPAKAPVAEAGGGGNWNPRMWDWDSRALTARPSPDALRLGGGGVQSQQQQPAAAKAAEALPLRQGGGGSGELNLQLGLREDAATPMDTSGPAPMASSPSPPASAAAGQEPVVRPSKRVRSGSPGSAGGSGGGGAANGGGSYPVCQVDDCRADLTSAKDYHRRHKVCEIHSKTTKALVANQMQRFCQQCSRFHPLAEFDEGKRSCRRRLAGHNRRRRKTQRTDVASQLLLPGNQENAANRTQDIVNLITVIARLQGTNVGKVPSIPPIPDKQNLVEIISKINSLNNTNSVAKSPPLEPVDLNASHGQEQEDSVQKTTNGIDKQTVPSTMDLLGVLSTGLATSTPETNASQSQGSSDSSGNNKSKSHSTEPATVVNSDDKSIRAFPAADLMRNNSTHESQPHIYKQTDQETQPYLSLQLFGSTEEDIPPKMDSANKYLSSESSNPLDERSPSSSPPITHKFFPIQNSVDGEVRHPCNADYGEDAAMVEVSTSRAWCAPSLGLFKDPGRPIENGSPPNPGYQSCYASTSCSDHSPSSSNSDGQDRTGRIIFKLFGKEPGTIPGNLRGEIINWLKHSPTEMEGYIRPGCLVLSMYLSMPPIAWDELEENLLQRVNTLVQSSDLDFWRKGRFLVRTDTQLVSYKDGMTHLSKSWKTWNTPELTFVSPIAVVGGRKTSLVLKGRNLTIPGTQIHCTSTGKYISKEVLCSAYPGTIYDDSGVETFDLPGEPHLSLGRCFIEVENRFRGNSFPVIVANSSVCQELRNLEVELEDSQFHDVSSDDHVHDPRQSKPRDQVLHFLNELGWLFQRAACTHSTRSDVSDPDLIQFSMTRFKHLLLFSSERDWCSLTRTLLDILAKRSLVSKELSQETLEMLSEIHLLNRAVKRKSSRMVHLLIQFVVICPDNSNLYPFLPNVPGPGGLTPLHLAASIENAEDIIDALTDDPQQIGLSCWQSVLDDDGQSPETYAKLRNHNSYNELVAQKLVDRKNSQFTIRIDKDEIHTDQSGNAGDYNKSGFQALQIRSCSQCAILESGVLRQPLRSRGLLARPYVHSMLAIAAVCVCVCVFMRALLRFNSGRSFKWERINFGTI from the exons ATGCATAGGGAGGTGGGGCCGCAGGTGGCCCCCCCGCTGTTCCTGCACCAGATCCAGCCGCTGCCTCCCCATGCTGCCGCGGCGAAGAAGCGCGGCCACCCGTGGCCCGCCGGTGCCTCCGTGGCGCCGGCCAAGGCGCCGGTGGCGGAAGCTGGCGGCGGGGGGAACTGGAACCCCAGGATGTGGGACTGGGACAGCCGCGCGCTCACCGCGAGGCCGTCCCCCGATGCGCTCCGCCTCGGTGGCGGTGGCGTGCAGAGCCAGCAGCAGCAACCTGCGGCGGCGAAGGCAGCTGAGGCGCTGCCGCTGCGGCAGGGGGGCGGGGGTAGCGGCGAGCTAAATCTTCAGCTCGGCCTGCGGGAGGACGCCGCGACCCCGATGGATACGAGCGGGCCGGCTCCCATGGCGTCGTCTCCTTCTCCACCTGCTTCGGCTGCGGCGGGGCAGGAGCCGGTTGTTAGGCCCAGCAAGCGGGTCCGGTCTGGATCACCGGGGAGCGCTGGGGGATCAGGTGGGGGTGGGGCTGCAAACGGAGGAGGGAGCTACCCGGTGTGCCAGGTGGATGACTGCCGTGCGGATCTGACCAGCGCCAAGGATTATCACAGGAGGCACAAGGTTTGCGAGATCCACAGCAAGACCACCAAAGCGCTGGTCGCCAACCAGATGCAGCGCTTCTGCCAGCAGTGTAGTAG ATTTCACCCACTCGCGGAGTTTGATGAGGGTAAGAGGAGCTGCAGACGTAGGCTCGCCGGCCACAACCGGCGAAGAAGAAAAACCCAGCGGACGGATGTCGCATCACAGTTGCTGCTACctggaaaccaagaaaatgCAGCAAATAGGACACAAGATATTGTcaatctgattacagttattgcacGCTTGCAAG GTACTAACGTTGGTAAAGTACCTAGCATCCCTCCCATACCCGATAAACAGAATCTGGTTGAAATTATAAGCAAAATAAATTCATTGAACAACACAAACTCTGTGGCAAAGTCTCCTCCATTGGAACCTGTTGATTTGAATGCTTCACACGGGCAAGAACAGGAGGATTCTGTGCAAAAGACAACAAACGGAATCGACAAGCAAACTGTGCCTTCAACCATGGACTTGCTAGGAGTTTTATCAACTGGCCTTGCGACTTCAACCCCTGAGACAAATGCATCTCAGTCCCAAGGGAGCAGTGACAGCAGTGGTAataacaagagcaagagtcattCAACAGAGCCGGCTACTGTTGTAAATTCAGATGATAAATCAATCCGAGCTTTTCCTGCTGCTGATTTGATGAGAAACAACAGCACTCACGAAAGTCAACCTCATATATACAAGCAGACAGACCAAGAAACTCAGCCATACTTGTCGCTGCAGTTGTTTGGTAGTACTGAGGAGGACATTCCTCCTAAGATGGACTCTGCAAATAAGTACTTATCTTCTGAGAGTAGTAATCCTTTGGATGAGAGATCTCCTTCGTCCTCTCCACCTATAACCCACAAATTTTTCCCCATACAAAATTCGGTAGACGGAGAGGTTAGGCACCCTTGTAATGCAGACTATGGGGAAGATGCGGCAATGGTTGAGGTTAGCACAAGTCGGGCATGGTGTGCACCATCGCTTGGCCTCTTTAAGGATCCGGGTCGGCCAATTGAGAATGGATCGCCACCAAATCCTGGGTACCAGTCATGTTATGCCTCAACATCTTGTTCGGACCATTCACCTTCAAGCTCAAACTCAGATGGACAG GATCGGACTGGTAGGATTATATTCAAGCTATTTGGCAAGGAACCTGGCACGATCCCTGGGAACCTTCGTGGTGAG ATAATAAATTGGCTCAAACACAGCCCTACTGAAATGGAGGGATACATTCGCCCAGGTTGCCTTGTACTATCCATGTACCTATCAATGCCACCTATTGCATGGGATGAA CTTGAAGAAAATCTTCTCCAGAGAGTAAACACATTAGTTCAAAGTTCTGATTTGGATTTCTGGAGAAAAGGAAGGTTTTTAGTTCGAACTGATACCCAGTTGGTATCATATAAAGATG GAATGACCCATTTATCGAAATCATGGAAAACTTGGAATACCCCTGAGTTGACATTTGTATCACCAATTGCTGTTGTTGGTGGGAGAAAGACCTCCCTAGTTCTTAAGGGCCGTAATCTAACAATTCCTGGAACCCA GATCCACTGTACCAGTACAGGGAAGTACATATCCAAAGAAGTTCTATGCTCAGCATATCCAGGTACCATATATGATGATTCAGGCGTTGAGACCTTTGACTTGCCAGGAGAACCACATCTTAGTCTTGGCCGTTGCTTTATTGAG GTGGAGAACAGGTTCAGGGGTAACAGTTTCCCTGTTATTGTTGCAAATTCAAGTGTTTGTCAGGAGTTGCGAAACCTTGAAGTTGAGCTCGAAGATTCTCAATTTCATGATGTCTCTTCAGATGATCATGTTCATGACCCTAGGCAGTCGAAGCCAAGGGATCAAGTTCTGCACTTTCTTAACGAACTTGGCTGGCTCTTCCAGAGGGCTGCCTGCACACATTCCACTAGATCTGATGTTTCTGATCCGGATTTGATTCAGTTCTCCATGACACGGTTCAAACACCTTTTGTTGTTCTCTAGTGAGCGTGACTGGTGCTCTCTTACTAGAACACTTCTGGATATACTTGCCAAGAGAAGCTTGGTCAGCAAAGAACTATCACAGGAAACTCTGGAGATGCTCTCAGAGATTCATCTCCTGAACAGAGCCGTGAAAAGAAAGAGTAGCCGCATGGTGCATTTGCTCATACAGTTTGTTGTAATTTGCCCTGATAATTCCAACCTGTACCCCTTCCTTCCAAACGTTCCTGGCCCAGGTGGCTTGACTCCGTTACATCTGGCAGCATCCATCGAGAATGCTGAGGATATAATTGATGCCTTGACAGATGATCCTCAACAG ATTGGTTTGAGCTGCTGGCAGTCAGTACTAGATGATGATGGCCAATCTCCTGAAACATATGCCAAGTTGAGGAACCATAATTCCTATAATGAGCTTGTAGCGCAAAAGCTGGTGGACAGGAAGAACAGCCAGTTTACCATAAGGATTGATAAAGATGAAATTCATACGGATCAGTCAGGAAATGCTGGTGACTATAATAAATCAGGGTTTCAAGCATTGCAAATAAGATCTTGCTCCCAATGCGCCATTTTGGAGTCTGGTGTGCTAAGGCAGCCTTTGCGGTCACGAGGATTGCTTGCTCGGCCCTATGTCCACTCAATGCTTGCCATAGCTGCAGTCTGTGTTTGTGTCTGTGTTTTCATGCGAGCTTTGCTGCGGTTTAATTCTGGTAGATCCTTCAAGTGGGAAAGGATAAATTTTGGTACAATATAA
- the LOC133895365 gene encoding squamosa promoter-binding-like protein 15 isoform X1 gives MHREVGPQVAPPLFLHQIQPLPPHAAAAKKRGHPWPAGASVAPAKAPVAEAGGGGNWNPRMWDWDSRALTARPSPDALRLGGGGVQSQQQQPAAAKAAEALPLRQGGGGSGELNLQLGLREDAATPMDTSGPAPMASSPSPPASAAAGQEPVVRPSKRVRSGSPGSAGGSGGGGAANGGGSYPVCQVDDCRADLTSAKDYHRRHKVCEIHSKTTKALVANQMQRFCQQCSRFHPLAEFDEGKRSCRRRLAGHNRRRRKTQRTDVASQLLLPGNQENAANRTQDIVNLITVIARLQGTNVGKVPSIPPIPDKQNLVEIISKINSLNNTNSVAKSPPLEPVDLNASHGQEQEDSVQKTTNGIDKQTVPSTMDLLGVLSTGLATSTPETNASQSQGSSDSSGNNKSKSHSTEPATVVNSDDKSIRAFPAADLMRNNSTHESQPHIYKQTDQETQPYLSLQLFGSTEEDIPPKMDSANKYLSSESSNPLDERSPSSSPPITHKFFPIQNSVDGEVRHPCNADYGEDAAMVEVSTSRAWCAPSLGLFKDPGRPIENGSPPNPGYQSCYASTSCSDHSPSSSNSDGQVDRTGRIIFKLFGKEPGTIPGNLRGEIINWLKHSPTEMEGYIRPGCLVLSMYLSMPPIAWDELEENLLQRVNTLVQSSDLDFWRKGRFLVRTDTQLVSYKDGMTHLSKSWKTWNTPELTFVSPIAVVGGRKTSLVLKGRNLTIPGTQIHCTSTGKYISKEVLCSAYPGTIYDDSGVETFDLPGEPHLSLGRCFIEVENRFRGNSFPVIVANSSVCQELRNLEVELEDSQFHDVSSDDHVHDPRQSKPRDQVLHFLNELGWLFQRAACTHSTRSDVSDPDLIQFSMTRFKHLLLFSSERDWCSLTRTLLDILAKRSLVSKELSQETLEMLSEIHLLNRAVKRKSSRMVHLLIQFVVICPDNSNLYPFLPNVPGPGGLTPLHLAASIENAEDIIDALTDDPQQIGLSCWQSVLDDDGQSPETYAKLRNHNSYNELVAQKLVDRKNSQFTIRIDKDEIHTDQSGNAGDYNKSGFQALQIRSCSQCAILESGVLRQPLRSRGLLARPYVHSMLAIAAVCVCVCVFMRALLRFNSGRSFKWERINFGTI, from the exons ATGCATAGGGAGGTGGGGCCGCAGGTGGCCCCCCCGCTGTTCCTGCACCAGATCCAGCCGCTGCCTCCCCATGCTGCCGCGGCGAAGAAGCGCGGCCACCCGTGGCCCGCCGGTGCCTCCGTGGCGCCGGCCAAGGCGCCGGTGGCGGAAGCTGGCGGCGGGGGGAACTGGAACCCCAGGATGTGGGACTGGGACAGCCGCGCGCTCACCGCGAGGCCGTCCCCCGATGCGCTCCGCCTCGGTGGCGGTGGCGTGCAGAGCCAGCAGCAGCAACCTGCGGCGGCGAAGGCAGCTGAGGCGCTGCCGCTGCGGCAGGGGGGCGGGGGTAGCGGCGAGCTAAATCTTCAGCTCGGCCTGCGGGAGGACGCCGCGACCCCGATGGATACGAGCGGGCCGGCTCCCATGGCGTCGTCTCCTTCTCCACCTGCTTCGGCTGCGGCGGGGCAGGAGCCGGTTGTTAGGCCCAGCAAGCGGGTCCGGTCTGGATCACCGGGGAGCGCTGGGGGATCAGGTGGGGGTGGGGCTGCAAACGGAGGAGGGAGCTACCCGGTGTGCCAGGTGGATGACTGCCGTGCGGATCTGACCAGCGCCAAGGATTATCACAGGAGGCACAAGGTTTGCGAGATCCACAGCAAGACCACCAAAGCGCTGGTCGCCAACCAGATGCAGCGCTTCTGCCAGCAGTGTAGTAG ATTTCACCCACTCGCGGAGTTTGATGAGGGTAAGAGGAGCTGCAGACGTAGGCTCGCCGGCCACAACCGGCGAAGAAGAAAAACCCAGCGGACGGATGTCGCATCACAGTTGCTGCTACctggaaaccaagaaaatgCAGCAAATAGGACACAAGATATTGTcaatctgattacagttattgcacGCTTGCAAG GTACTAACGTTGGTAAAGTACCTAGCATCCCTCCCATACCCGATAAACAGAATCTGGTTGAAATTATAAGCAAAATAAATTCATTGAACAACACAAACTCTGTGGCAAAGTCTCCTCCATTGGAACCTGTTGATTTGAATGCTTCACACGGGCAAGAACAGGAGGATTCTGTGCAAAAGACAACAAACGGAATCGACAAGCAAACTGTGCCTTCAACCATGGACTTGCTAGGAGTTTTATCAACTGGCCTTGCGACTTCAACCCCTGAGACAAATGCATCTCAGTCCCAAGGGAGCAGTGACAGCAGTGGTAataacaagagcaagagtcattCAACAGAGCCGGCTACTGTTGTAAATTCAGATGATAAATCAATCCGAGCTTTTCCTGCTGCTGATTTGATGAGAAACAACAGCACTCACGAAAGTCAACCTCATATATACAAGCAGACAGACCAAGAAACTCAGCCATACTTGTCGCTGCAGTTGTTTGGTAGTACTGAGGAGGACATTCCTCCTAAGATGGACTCTGCAAATAAGTACTTATCTTCTGAGAGTAGTAATCCTTTGGATGAGAGATCTCCTTCGTCCTCTCCACCTATAACCCACAAATTTTTCCCCATACAAAATTCGGTAGACGGAGAGGTTAGGCACCCTTGTAATGCAGACTATGGGGAAGATGCGGCAATGGTTGAGGTTAGCACAAGTCGGGCATGGTGTGCACCATCGCTTGGCCTCTTTAAGGATCCGGGTCGGCCAATTGAGAATGGATCGCCACCAAATCCTGGGTACCAGTCATGTTATGCCTCAACATCTTGTTCGGACCATTCACCTTCAAGCTCAAACTCAGATGGACAGGTA GATCGGACTGGTAGGATTATATTCAAGCTATTTGGCAAGGAACCTGGCACGATCCCTGGGAACCTTCGTGGTGAG ATAATAAATTGGCTCAAACACAGCCCTACTGAAATGGAGGGATACATTCGCCCAGGTTGCCTTGTACTATCCATGTACCTATCAATGCCACCTATTGCATGGGATGAA CTTGAAGAAAATCTTCTCCAGAGAGTAAACACATTAGTTCAAAGTTCTGATTTGGATTTCTGGAGAAAAGGAAGGTTTTTAGTTCGAACTGATACCCAGTTGGTATCATATAAAGATG GAATGACCCATTTATCGAAATCATGGAAAACTTGGAATACCCCTGAGTTGACATTTGTATCACCAATTGCTGTTGTTGGTGGGAGAAAGACCTCCCTAGTTCTTAAGGGCCGTAATCTAACAATTCCTGGAACCCA GATCCACTGTACCAGTACAGGGAAGTACATATCCAAAGAAGTTCTATGCTCAGCATATCCAGGTACCATATATGATGATTCAGGCGTTGAGACCTTTGACTTGCCAGGAGAACCACATCTTAGTCTTGGCCGTTGCTTTATTGAG GTGGAGAACAGGTTCAGGGGTAACAGTTTCCCTGTTATTGTTGCAAATTCAAGTGTTTGTCAGGAGTTGCGAAACCTTGAAGTTGAGCTCGAAGATTCTCAATTTCATGATGTCTCTTCAGATGATCATGTTCATGACCCTAGGCAGTCGAAGCCAAGGGATCAAGTTCTGCACTTTCTTAACGAACTTGGCTGGCTCTTCCAGAGGGCTGCCTGCACACATTCCACTAGATCTGATGTTTCTGATCCGGATTTGATTCAGTTCTCCATGACACGGTTCAAACACCTTTTGTTGTTCTCTAGTGAGCGTGACTGGTGCTCTCTTACTAGAACACTTCTGGATATACTTGCCAAGAGAAGCTTGGTCAGCAAAGAACTATCACAGGAAACTCTGGAGATGCTCTCAGAGATTCATCTCCTGAACAGAGCCGTGAAAAGAAAGAGTAGCCGCATGGTGCATTTGCTCATACAGTTTGTTGTAATTTGCCCTGATAATTCCAACCTGTACCCCTTCCTTCCAAACGTTCCTGGCCCAGGTGGCTTGACTCCGTTACATCTGGCAGCATCCATCGAGAATGCTGAGGATATAATTGATGCCTTGACAGATGATCCTCAACAG ATTGGTTTGAGCTGCTGGCAGTCAGTACTAGATGATGATGGCCAATCTCCTGAAACATATGCCAAGTTGAGGAACCATAATTCCTATAATGAGCTTGTAGCGCAAAAGCTGGTGGACAGGAAGAACAGCCAGTTTACCATAAGGATTGATAAAGATGAAATTCATACGGATCAGTCAGGAAATGCTGGTGACTATAATAAATCAGGGTTTCAAGCATTGCAAATAAGATCTTGCTCCCAATGCGCCATTTTGGAGTCTGGTGTGCTAAGGCAGCCTTTGCGGTCACGAGGATTGCTTGCTCGGCCCTATGTCCACTCAATGCTTGCCATAGCTGCAGTCTGTGTTTGTGTCTGTGTTTTCATGCGAGCTTTGCTGCGGTTTAATTCTGGTAGATCCTTCAAGTGGGAAAGGATAAATTTTGGTACAATATAA
- the LOC133895682 gene encoding probable L-type lectin-domain containing receptor kinase S.5 — MASTCGGGHARSPLPRLLGCLAVCLFFTVCRAQLQPPSPLEVKSYSYASFQADDSRDKDLIRLKDATINGGALQLTPDSRNVPSFLVNKSGSVLLRQPFTLWRLDDDAAGRNGTGNSTGQAQRARVVSFNSSFSINVFYDTERPGEGLTFLIAPSLDGPPPGSYGGYLGLTNAELEATPAKNRFVAIEFDTFNQSYDPANDNHVGLDIGSVVSNKSANLADFNITSIATTAANAANYTVWVEYDGVVRHISVYMGVRGKPKPASPVLDSPLDLSERVPEKAYLGFSASTGTNFELNCILDWNLSIEIIPNKKSKMWIVLVAVVVPITVIAVGVAAFFLSRKLRARRSMERSQERLEHTLSNLPGMPRVFAYEKLSKATKNFDERLRLGKGGYGEVYKGQLPADNAQPEGMEVAVKKFIRDDARCVDDFLAEVDIINRLRHKNIVPLIGWCYKKGQLLLVYEYMPNGSLDEHLFRRGVHEQRPVLSWENRYAIVADVAAGLHYVHHEYTRVMLHRDIKASNVLLDASFRARLGDFGLARVIEHDKNSFTDLGVAGTRGFIAPEYSVGHKATRQTDVFAFGALVLEVVTGRYALLGNPRCPLLSDWVWQMHSRGALLGAVDQNLGTTEFDHDEASRLLLLGLACSSPNPGDRPAMPQVLQILSKAEAPPEVPLLKPPFVWPPEGGLHFELSDIEMTTSGTGNGTSTLATHGTAYGSFLAPTAPNSADDYFPAISSGR, encoded by the exons ATGGCGTCTACATGCGGCGGCGGACATGCTCGCTCTCCTCTGCCGCGTCTGCTCGGTTGCCTTGCCGTCTGCTTGTTCTTCACTGTCTGCCGCGCGCAGCTGCAGCCTCCGTCGCCGCTCGAGGTGAAGAGTTACAGCTACGCCTCGTTCCAGGCCGACGACTCGCGGGACAAGGATCTGATACGGCTCAAGGACGCCACCATCAACGGCGGCGCGCTGCAGCTCACGCCGGACTCCCGAAACGTTCCCAGCTTCCTGGTCAACAAGTCCGGCTCCGTGCTCCTCCGCCAACCCTTCACCCTCTGGCGTCTCGACGACGATGCGGCCGGACGCAACGGCACCGGTAACAGCACTGGCCAGGCCCAGCGTGCCCGTGTCGTGTCGTTCAACAGCAGCTTCTCCATCAACGTCTTCTACGATACGGAGCGTCCCGGCGAGGGCCTCACCTTCCTCATCGCGCCCTCCCTCGACGGGCCGCCTCCGGGGAGCTACGGCGGCTACCTCGGCCTCACCAACGCGGAGTTGGAAGCCACCCCGGCCAAGAATCGTTTCGTGGCGATCGAGTTCGACACGTTCAACCAGAGCTACGACCCTGCCAACGACAACCACGTCGGCCTCGACATCGGCTCCGTCGTGTCCAACAAGTCGGCGAACCTCGCCGATTTCAACATCACGTCGATCGCGACAACGGCAGCGAACGCCGCCAACTACACCGTCTGGGTCGAGTACGACGGCGTGGTGCGGCACATCTCGGTTTACATGGGCGTCAGGGGCAAGCCGAAGCCCGCCTCCCCCGTCCTGGACTCGCCGTTGGACCTCAGCGAGCGTGTCCCTGAGAAGGCGTACCTCGGCTTCTCGGCGTCCACCGGCACCAACTTCGAGCTCAACTGCATCCTCGACTGGAACCTGTCAAtcgagatcatccccaacaagaagagcaagatgtGGATAGTCCTCGTCGCTGTCGTCGTGCCCATCACCGTCATCGCAGTCGGCGTTGCTGCCTTCTTCCTGTCACGAAAGTTGCGGGCGAGGCGGTCGATGGAGAGGAGCCAGGAGCGGCTGGAGCACACGCTGAGCAACCTCCCCGGGATGCCGAGGGTGTTCGCGTACGAGAAGCTGAGCAAGGCGACCAAGAACTTCGACGAGCGGCTGCGGCTAGGGAAAGGAGGGTACGGCGAGGTGTACAAGGGCCAGCTCCCCGCCGACAACGCCCAGCCGGAGGGAATGGAGGTGGCGGTGAAGAAGTTCATCCGGGATGACGCCAGATGCGTCGATGACTTCCTCGCGGAGGTAGACATCATCAACCGGCTGCGCCACAAAAACATTGTCCCCCTCATTG GTTGGTGCTACAAGAAAGGGCAGCTGCTGCTGGTGTACGAGTACATGCCCAATGGCAGCCTGGACGAGCACCTGTTCCGCCGGGGCGTGCACGAGCAGCGGCCCGTGCTCAGCTGGGAGAACCGCTACGCCATCGTCGCCGACGTAGCGGCGGGCCTCCACTACGTGCACCACGAGTACACCCGCGTGATGCTCCACCGGGACATCAAGGCGAGCAACGTCCTCCTGGACGCGTCCTTCCGCGCGCGGCTCGGGGACTTCGGCCTCGCGCGTGTCATCGAGCACGACAAGAACTCCTTCACCGACCTCGGCGTCGCCGGCACGCGCGGGTTCATCGCGCCCGAGTACTCCGTGGGCCACAAGGCCACGCGCCAGACGGACGTCTTCGCGTTCGGCGCGCTCGTGCTCGAGGTCGTCACCGGCCGGTACGCGCTGCTCGGCAACCCGAGGTGCCCGCTGCTGTCGGACTGGGTGTGGCAGATGCACAGCCGCGGCGCGCTGCTGGGGGCCGTGGACCAGAACCTCGGCACCACGGAGTTCGACCACGACGAGGCCAGccggctgctcctcctcggcctGGCGTGCAGCAGCCCGAACCCCGGGGACCGGCCGGCCATGCCGCAGGTGCTGCAGATTTTGTCCAAGGCCGAGGCGCCGCCGGAGGTGCCGCTTCTCAAGCCGCCGTTCGTGTGGCCGCCGGAGGGTGGACTGCACTTCGAGCTGAGCGACATAGAGATGACCACAAGCGGCACGGGCAACGGCACCTCGACGCTGGCTACGCATGGCACCGCCTACGGCAGCTTCCTGGCGCCCACGGCGCCAAACAGCGCCGATGATTACTTTCCCGCCATCTCCTCCGGCCGTTGA